A section of the Oryza sativa Japonica Group chromosome 1, ASM3414082v1 genome encodes:
- the LOC107276033 gene encoding uncharacterized protein: MARRGCADSLAVTVVEVTARRGRRAVRKRRAVEIDADSQQASGGSRGGCRRRGGRVLGAGGVHYLTEEQHACGYMSDAERHPGGGFVVDSDDEASGGVPNSDLPLGSGFVLDSEDEVCGGDPESELPPEGTFVPDSEGEEYGAVPNFELPPGGGFVPDFEDETCGGDPDS; the protein is encoded by the coding sequence ATGGCGCGGCGGGGCTGCGCCGATTCTCTGGCCGTCACGGTCGTGGAGGTAACTGCTCGGCGGGGTAGAAGGGCTGTACGCAAGCGGAGGGCTGTGGAAATAGATGCCGATTCACAGCAGGCAAGTGGAGGAAGCCGAGGAGGATGCAGGCGGCGTGGTGGTAGGgtgctcggcgccggcggcgtccacTACCTCACCGAGGAGCAGCATGCATGTGGCTACATGTCCGATGCGGAGCGCCATCCCGGCGGTGGCTTCGTCGTTGACTCCGATGACGAGGCAAGTGGCGGCGTACCGAACTCCGATCTGCCCCTTGGCAGCGGGTTTGTCCTTGACTCCGAGGATGAGGTTTGTGGCGGCGATCCTGAGTCGGAGCTGCCTCCTGAGGGCACCTTTGTCCCTGACTCCGAGGGTGAGGAGTACGGTGCCGTCCCCAACTTCGAGCTGCCTCCCGGCGGCGGCTTTGTCCCTGACTTTGAGGACGAGACGTGTGGCGGTGACCCCGACTCCTAG